From Oscillospiraceae bacterium:
CTAAGGTCTGTTCTAATCAAGAGTGTTTTCTCCTTTTTTGCAACTTATTCTTTACATCCTTTATTCAAGGTCGTCATCTGTATTGTTAAGAATACTGTCGATAATATTCTGAGGCTCGCCCTCGTCATCATCAAAATCTTCCCCAGAGCTTTCGTTGATTGCAGCTGCTACTGAATCGGGAATAACAGCTTTGGGAGCAGGCTTTCTTTTGGAAACTTTGTCTATAATTATATAAGCAGCTTCTGCAAGAATAATGAAAATCAATACAAGGTTGATTATGAGATTTCTGTTTTTAGCCTTCTGAAGCTCCTTCTCGTAAGTTTCCTTGCTCATTGAATCGTCAACGGGAGGAATGATGGAGGAGGTATCGTTGGAAGCGCTTTCTGCTTCTCTTGTAACAGTAATTTTATATACCTTAGTTGTTCCGTTTTCTGCTGTTACAGTGATTTTAACCTCGTTTTCTCCAACCTTGAGATTGGAAGCACCACTTATTTTAGCTGTTGCGGCAGTATCCTCAGTAGCATACTGAAGATTTACTCTCTTAACATTGTTGGGTACAGTCATAGTGTACTTAGTTGTATTTTTGTTGAAATTAGGACTTAACTTACCTTCGTTTGCTACAAGGTTTGAAAGCAGATTATTTGAAGAAGCTTTATCCGAAATCACAAAATCGGTATAAGGGGAATCACAGCTGTAAGAAATGGATTTTCTGTTTTTGTCAAGGAAAGAGGAAACGGAAAAAGCAAAGCTGGTTTCACCCACATCTGCAGTGTTTTTAATACGCAGGGTTATGGTTGCTATATCGCCGTTAAAGTTTTCTTCGCCTTCTCTTTTGAAGTTTATTGTGACAGGATTGCTTTTTGAAATGGATAAACCGTTGCTGTCTACTAAGGGAGCAACGCTTTCAAGCTCAAAAAGAGAGGTGTTGAAATTGATTTTAAGTCTGTTCATTTCTTCAATAGTAAGACCGTCACCGTTTTTAACATCAATATTAACAGTCAGCATAATGGTTTTTCCCGCAGTCTGTGATGTACGGTCAGAGCTGATTGAAACCACTACCTTTGGTGAAGCGGCAAAGCTGAAAAATGTAAACATATTCATCAGTATAAATACCGTCAAAATCGTGCAAATAATCTTTTTAGTTGTTTTCATAATAATTCTCCATTCTTCCGTCCTTAATAAAAATACCTTCAGGACATAATAAATCGATTTTACACTATCATATATTGTACTAAAAATAACGGCTCAATGCAATAGTTTTTTTTATAAAACTATTCTTATTTTTATAAAATTTAAAAAACTGCGATTTTAAAATATCAAAAAGCGGCAAATATGTCATAATTGTCCACCTATGTCAAGTTAATGTGTTTACAAAAAAATAAAAAAGAGTAATATTAAATTAAATATAAATTCGGAGGAAAGTGATTATTGTGAAAACAGCAAAATTAGCCATTTATACAAAAGAAAATGTACCTTTTGAAATTAAAGAATTTGAGCTTACAGAGCCAAAAAGCGGCTATGCACAGGTAGAGCTTATTGCAAGCGGTGTATGCGGAACTGATATTCATATTCATACAGGCAGATTGCCTTTTAAGGGCCCTATGGTTATAGGCCACGAA
This genomic window contains:
- a CDS encoding cadherin-like beta sandwich domain-containing protein: MKTTKKIICTILTVFILMNMFTFFSFAASPKVVVSISSDRTSQTAGKTIMLTVNIDVKNGDGLTIEEMNRLKINFNTSLFELESVAPLVDSNGLSISKSNPVTINFKREGEENFNGDIATITLRIKNTADVGETSFAFSVSSFLDKNRKSISYSCDSPYTDFVISDKASSNNLLSNLVANEGKLSPNFNKNTTKYTMTVPNNVKRVNLQYATEDTAATAKISGASNLKVGENEVKITVTAENGTTKVYKITVTREAESASNDTSSIIPPVDDSMSKETYEKELQKAKNRNLIINLVLIFIILAEAAYIIIDKVSKRKPAPKAVIPDSVAAAINESSGEDFDDDEGEPQNIIDSILNNTDDDLE